From the genome of Nicotiana sylvestris chromosome 2, ASM39365v2, whole genome shotgun sequence, one region includes:
- the LOC104235651 gene encoding probable inactive leucine-rich repeat receptor-like protein kinase At3g03770 isoform X1: protein MGFLKFFVIVLVIWGFFIANSYQLLLSYETQALLQLRKHLEYPIQLDVWENYNGDFCSLTSTLHMSITCQDNSVIELKIKGDKLTKLNDQFYGFAVPNKTLSEGFSIDSFVTTLTRLNSLKVLTLVSLGIWGPLPDKIHRLSSLELLDMSSNFLFGSVPFQMSRLIKLHTLTFDGNFFNDTVPDWLDSLTNLSILSLKNNRLKGQFPISVSKITTLTDIVLSHNVISGKLPDLTALSNLLLLDLRENHLDSELPPLPKGVTTVLLSSNAFSGEIPVEFGTLNQLQHLDLSNNSLDGMPPADLFSLPNISYLNLASNVLSGSLPDHLNCGGELGFVDISDNRLVGRLPSCLNTISDKRIVKVGGNCLSLETQYQHSEGYCKQAKKHIKAKEIALLAGVILGIAIVVVFLLVGFLIFCRRKNERNTVDQHIFPKVVQHNTQPGIPSEFLANARIISHAANIGSQGTSSYRVFSMEELLEATENFDQSALLGEGSIGKIYKGRLENGAYVAVRSLNVYRRYSNRNLKLRLDLLSKFRHPHLVSLLGHCIDGGAHDDSTVPRIFLIYEYISNGNYRAHLSETSPRKVLKWSDRLSVLIGVAKAVHFLHTGVIPSSFSNRLKTSNILLDEHHMAKLSDYGMSILMEETEKAKGDDFTSWHMTKKEDDVYNFGFILLESLVGPTVSGKGEAFLLNEMQASFGSQDGRRRIVDPVVLTTSSQESLSIVISITNKCISPESSNRPSFEDVLWNLQYAAQVQATSDADPKSGPTSPS from the exons ATGGGTTTCTtgaaattttttgtgatagtGTTAGTTATATGGGGTTTCTTTATAGCAAATAGTTACCAATTATTACTGTCCTATGAAACTCAAGCTTTACTTCAGTTGAGAAAACACTTAGAATATCCAATTCAGCTTGATGTTTGGGAGAATTACAATGGAGATTTTTGCAGCTTGACTTCAACACTGCATATGAGTATTACCTGTCAAGACAACTCAGTTATTGAGCTCAAAATTAAAGGAGATAAGTTGACTAAGCTAAATGATCAATTTTATGGATTTGCTGTTCCAAACAAAACTTTATCTGAGGGTTTTTCAATTGATTCTTTTGTTACTACTTTGACAAGGTTAAATAGTTTAAAGGTTCTTACTTTAGTTTCTCTTGGTATTTGGGGACCCTTGCCTGATAAAATTCATAGGTTATCTTCACTTGAACTTTTGGATATGAGTTCAAATTTTCTCTTTGGTTCTGTTCCTTTTCAGATGTCAAGATTGATAAAGCTTCATACTTTAACATTTGATGGCAATTTTTTCAATGATACTGTTCCTGATTGGTTGGATTCGTTAACCAATCTTAGTATTTTAAGCTTGAAGAATAATAGATTGAAGGGTCAGTTTCCAATTTCAGTGTCTAAAATTACAACCCTCACTGACATTGTTCTGTCACACAATGTGATTTCTGGTAAATTACCAGATTTAACTGCATTGTCTAATTTGCTTTTATTGGATTTAAGGGAAAATCATTTGGATTCTGAACTGCCACCTTTGCCTAAAGGAGTTACCACAGTTCTTCTAAGCAGTAATGCTTTTTCCGGTGAAATCCCGGTAGAATTTGGCACACTGAATCAACTTCAACACCTTGATCTGTCGAATAATTCGCTAGATGGAATGCCGCCTGCTGACTTATTCTCTTTGCCAAACATCAGTTACTTGAATTTAGCATCTAATGTTCTTAGTGGTTCACTTCCTGATCATCTTAATTGTGGGGGTGAACTTGGTTTTGTTGATATTTCTGATAATAGATTGGTTGGTAGGCTTCCTTCTTGTTTGAACACCATTTCGGATAAGCGAATTGTTAAGGTTGGTGGAAATTGCTTGTCTCTTGAAACTCAATATCAGCATTCAGAGGGCTATTGCAAACAAGCGAAGAAACATATCAAAGCAAAAGAAATAGCATTATTGGCAGGTGTTATTCTAGGAATTGCAATTGTTGTAGTGTTTCTGTTAGTTGGTTTTCTCATCTTTTGTAGAAGAAAAAATGAACGTAACACGGTGGATCAGCACATCTTTCCGAAAGTTGTGCAACATAATACACAACCCGGGATTCCCTCTGAATTCCTAGCAAATGCCA GAATCATTTCTCACGCGGCAAACATAGGATCACAAGGCACTTCATCATATCGGGTGTTCTCCATGGAAGAATTGTTAGAAGCAACAGAAAATTTTGATCAGTCGGCATTACTTGGTGAAGGGTCAATTGGAAAA ATTTACAAGGGAAGATTAGAGAATGGAGCTTACGTTGCTGTAAGGTCATTAAATGTGTACAGAAGATACTCTAACCGGAACCTCAAACTCCGATTGGATTTACTGTCAAAGTTTCGTCACCCCCATTTAGTTAGCCTTCTGGGTCACTGCATCGATGGTGGAGCACATGATGATTCAACTGTTCCCAGAATATTTCTCATTTATGAATATATCTCTAATGGAAACTACCGCGCTCATCTATCAG AAACTAGTCCAAGAAAGGTCCTCAAGTGGTCAGACAGGTTGTCAGTACTGATTGGTGTTGCCAAGGCTGTGCACTTTCTTCACACAGGCGTAATTCCTTCTTCATTTAGCAACCGCTTGAAGACGAGTAATATATTGCTTGATGAGCATCACATGGCAAAGCTAAGTGATTATGGGATGTCTATCCTTATGGAAGAAACTGAAAAG GCAAAAGGAGATGACTTCACCTCCTG GCATATGACAAAGAAAGAGGACGATGTTTATAACTTTGGTTTCATATTACTGGAGTCACTGGTTGGCCCTACTGTCAGTGGAAAAGGAGAAGCATTTTTGCTTAATGAAATG CAGGCATCCTTTGGTAGCCAAGATGGTCGACGCAGAATTGTGGATCCAGTAGTGCTAACCACTAGCTCCCAAGAGTCATTGTCAATTGTAATATCCATCACAAACAAATGCATATCTCCCGAGTCATCAAATCGCCCCTCGTTTGAGGATGTTCTCTGGAACCTACAATATGCAGCTCAAGTCCAAGCCACATCCGATGCAGATCCGAAATCCGGTCCTACTTCACCGTCATGA
- the LOC104235651 gene encoding probable inactive leucine-rich repeat receptor-like protein kinase At3g03770 isoform X2 → MGFLKFFVIVLVIWGFFIANSYQLLLSYETQALLQLRKHLEYPIQLDVWENYNGDFCSLTSTLHMSITCQDNSVIELKIKGDKLTKLNDQFYGFAVPNKTLSEGFSIDSFVTTLTRLNSLKVLTLVSLGIWGPLPDKIHRLSSLELLDMSSNFLFGSVPFQMSRLIKLHTLTFDGNFFNDTVPDWLDSLTNLSILSLKNNRLKGQFPISVSKITTLTDIVLSHNVISGKLPDLTALSNLLLLDLRENHLDSELPPLPKGVTTVLLSSNAFSGEIPVEFGTLNQLQHLDLSNNSLDGMPPADLFSLPNISYLNLASNVLSGSLPDHLNCGGELGFVDISDNRLVGRLPSCLNTISDKRIVKVGGNCLSLETQYQHSEGYCKQAKKHIKAKEIALLAGVILGIAIVVVFLLVGFLIFCRRKNERNTVDQHIFPKVVQHNTQPGIPSEFLANARIISHAANIGSQGTSSYRVFSMEELLEATENFDQSALLGEGSIGKIYKGRLENGAYVAVRSLNVYRRYSNRNLKLRLDLLSKFRHPHLVSLLGHCIDGGAHDDSTVPRIFLIYEYISNGNYRAHLSETSPRKVLKWSDRLSVLIGVAKAVHFLHTGVIPSSFSNRLKTSNILLDEHHMAKLSDYGMSILMEETEKAKGDDFTSWHMTKKEDDVYNFGFILLESLVGPTVSGKGEAFLLNEMASFGSQDGRRRIVDPVVLTTSSQESLSIVISITNKCISPESSNRPSFEDVLWNLQYAAQVQATSDADPKSGPTSPS, encoded by the exons ATGGGTTTCTtgaaattttttgtgatagtGTTAGTTATATGGGGTTTCTTTATAGCAAATAGTTACCAATTATTACTGTCCTATGAAACTCAAGCTTTACTTCAGTTGAGAAAACACTTAGAATATCCAATTCAGCTTGATGTTTGGGAGAATTACAATGGAGATTTTTGCAGCTTGACTTCAACACTGCATATGAGTATTACCTGTCAAGACAACTCAGTTATTGAGCTCAAAATTAAAGGAGATAAGTTGACTAAGCTAAATGATCAATTTTATGGATTTGCTGTTCCAAACAAAACTTTATCTGAGGGTTTTTCAATTGATTCTTTTGTTACTACTTTGACAAGGTTAAATAGTTTAAAGGTTCTTACTTTAGTTTCTCTTGGTATTTGGGGACCCTTGCCTGATAAAATTCATAGGTTATCTTCACTTGAACTTTTGGATATGAGTTCAAATTTTCTCTTTGGTTCTGTTCCTTTTCAGATGTCAAGATTGATAAAGCTTCATACTTTAACATTTGATGGCAATTTTTTCAATGATACTGTTCCTGATTGGTTGGATTCGTTAACCAATCTTAGTATTTTAAGCTTGAAGAATAATAGATTGAAGGGTCAGTTTCCAATTTCAGTGTCTAAAATTACAACCCTCACTGACATTGTTCTGTCACACAATGTGATTTCTGGTAAATTACCAGATTTAACTGCATTGTCTAATTTGCTTTTATTGGATTTAAGGGAAAATCATTTGGATTCTGAACTGCCACCTTTGCCTAAAGGAGTTACCACAGTTCTTCTAAGCAGTAATGCTTTTTCCGGTGAAATCCCGGTAGAATTTGGCACACTGAATCAACTTCAACACCTTGATCTGTCGAATAATTCGCTAGATGGAATGCCGCCTGCTGACTTATTCTCTTTGCCAAACATCAGTTACTTGAATTTAGCATCTAATGTTCTTAGTGGTTCACTTCCTGATCATCTTAATTGTGGGGGTGAACTTGGTTTTGTTGATATTTCTGATAATAGATTGGTTGGTAGGCTTCCTTCTTGTTTGAACACCATTTCGGATAAGCGAATTGTTAAGGTTGGTGGAAATTGCTTGTCTCTTGAAACTCAATATCAGCATTCAGAGGGCTATTGCAAACAAGCGAAGAAACATATCAAAGCAAAAGAAATAGCATTATTGGCAGGTGTTATTCTAGGAATTGCAATTGTTGTAGTGTTTCTGTTAGTTGGTTTTCTCATCTTTTGTAGAAGAAAAAATGAACGTAACACGGTGGATCAGCACATCTTTCCGAAAGTTGTGCAACATAATACACAACCCGGGATTCCCTCTGAATTCCTAGCAAATGCCA GAATCATTTCTCACGCGGCAAACATAGGATCACAAGGCACTTCATCATATCGGGTGTTCTCCATGGAAGAATTGTTAGAAGCAACAGAAAATTTTGATCAGTCGGCATTACTTGGTGAAGGGTCAATTGGAAAA ATTTACAAGGGAAGATTAGAGAATGGAGCTTACGTTGCTGTAAGGTCATTAAATGTGTACAGAAGATACTCTAACCGGAACCTCAAACTCCGATTGGATTTACTGTCAAAGTTTCGTCACCCCCATTTAGTTAGCCTTCTGGGTCACTGCATCGATGGTGGAGCACATGATGATTCAACTGTTCCCAGAATATTTCTCATTTATGAATATATCTCTAATGGAAACTACCGCGCTCATCTATCAG AAACTAGTCCAAGAAAGGTCCTCAAGTGGTCAGACAGGTTGTCAGTACTGATTGGTGTTGCCAAGGCTGTGCACTTTCTTCACACAGGCGTAATTCCTTCTTCATTTAGCAACCGCTTGAAGACGAGTAATATATTGCTTGATGAGCATCACATGGCAAAGCTAAGTGATTATGGGATGTCTATCCTTATGGAAGAAACTGAAAAG GCAAAAGGAGATGACTTCACCTCCTG GCATATGACAAAGAAAGAGGACGATGTTTATAACTTTGGTTTCATATTACTGGAGTCACTGGTTGGCCCTACTGTCAGTGGAAAAGGAGAAGCATTTTTGCTTAATGAAATG GCATCCTTTGGTAGCCAAGATGGTCGACGCAGAATTGTGGATCCAGTAGTGCTAACCACTAGCTCCCAAGAGTCATTGTCAATTGTAATATCCATCACAAACAAATGCATATCTCCCGAGTCATCAAATCGCCCCTCGTTTGAGGATGTTCTCTGGAACCTACAATATGCAGCTCAAGTCCAAGCCACATCCGATGCAGATCCGAAATCCGGTCCTACTTCACCGTCATGA